From Epinephelus lanceolatus isolate andai-2023 chromosome 5, ASM4190304v1, whole genome shotgun sequence, the proteins below share one genomic window:
- the hsp90b1 gene encoding endoplasmin: MKRVWVIGLLFALFAFAAVKAEDEVDIDGTVEEDVGKSRDGSRTDDEVVQREEEAIQLDGLNAAQIKELREKSEKHAFQAEVNRMMKLIINSLYKNKEIFLRELISNASDALDKIRLLSLTDEHVMASNEELTIKIKSDKEKNMLHITDTGIGMTKEDLVKNLGTIAKSGTSEFLNKMTEMQAEDQSTSELIGQFGVGFYSAFLIADKVIVTSKHNNDTQHIWESDSSQFSVIEDPRGDTLGRGTTITLVLKEEASDYLELDTIKNLVKKYSQFINFPIYVWASKTETVEEPIEEDAEAAEEPEKEAAEDEAEVEEEEEEDKEKPKTKKVEKTVWDWELMNDIKPIWQRPPKEVEEDEYKAFYKTFSKDSDDPLTHIHFTAEGEVTFRSILFVPTSAPRGLFDEYGSKKNDYIKLFVRRVFITDDFNDMMPKYLNFVKGVVDSDDLPLNVSRETLQQHKLLKVIRKKLVRKTLDMIKKIAEEQYNDKFWKEFGTNIKLGVIEDHSNRTRLAKLLRFQTSNSETVLASLEQYVERMKEKQDKIYFMAGTSRKEAESSPFVERLLKKGYEVIYLTEPVDEYCIQALPEFDGKRFQNVAKEGVKFDESDKSKEKREALEKEYEPLTTWLKDKALKDKIEKAVLSQRLTNSPCALVASQYGWSGNMERIMKAQAYQTGKDISTNYYASQKKTLEINPKHPLIKQMLNRVNTDSEDQTASDLAVVLFETATLRSGYQLVDTKAYGDRIERMLRLSMNVPLDEQVEEEPEEEPEEEAAEDDSEDKEEIVDDEDDEETTTPDKDEL; encoded by the exons ATGAAGCGAGTGTGGGTGATAGGTCTGCTCTTCGCACTCTTTGCCTTCG CTGCTGTGAAGGCAGAAGATGAAGTTGACATCGACGGCACGGTAGAAGAAGACGTTGGTAAAAGCAGAGATGGCTCCAGAACAGATGATGAGGTGGTGCAGAG AGAGGAGGAGGCTATCCAGCTGGATGGATTGAATGCAGCTCAGATCAAGGAACTCAGAGAAAAGTCCGAAAAACACGCCTTTCAGGCTGAAGTCAATCGTATGATGAAGCTGATTATCAACTCCCTGTACAAGAACAAGGAG ATCTTCCTCAGGGAGCTGATTTCCAACGCCTCAGACGCTCTGGATAAGATCCGCTTGTTGTCTCTGACCGATGAGCACGTAATGGCCTCCAATGAGGAGCTgaccatcaaaataaaa TCTGACAAGGAGAAGAACATGCTTCACATCACTGACACTGGTATTGGAATGACCAAAGAGGACCTGGTGAAGAACTTGGGCACCATTGCTAAATCCGGCACCAGCGAGTTCCTCAACAAGATGACAGAGATGCAGGCTGAGGATCAGTCGACCTCAGAGCTGATCGGCCAGTTTGGTGTTGGTTTCTACTCCGCTTTCCTCATCGCCGACAAAGTCATCGTGACATCcaaacacaacaatgacacccAGCACATCTGGGAGTCTGACTCAAGTCAATTCTCTGTCATTGAGGACCCACGCGGGGACACACTGGGCAGAGGAACCACCATCAC ATTGGTCCTGAAAGAGGAAGCCTCAGATTATCTGGAGCTGGACACCATCAAGAACCTCGTCAAGAAATACTCTCAGTTCATCAACTTCCCCATCTACGTTTGGGCCAGCAAG ACGGAGACAGTTGAGGAGCCCATCGAGGAAGATGCTGAGGCAGCAGAGGAGCCAGAGAAAGAGGCTGCTGAAGATGAGGCTGAggtagaggaagaggaggaggaggacaaagagAAGCCCAAGACAAAGAAG GTTGAGAAGACTGTGTGGGACTGGGAGCTGATGAATGACATCAAGCCCATTTGGCAGAGACCACCTAAGGAGGTTGAAGAGGATGAGTACAAGGCTTTCTACAAGACATTCTCCAAG GACAGCGACGACCCTCTGACCCACATCCACTTCACGGCTGAGGGTGAGGTTACCTTCAGGTCCATCCTGTTTGTGCCCACTTCAGCACCCCGCGGCCTGTTTGACGAGTACGGCTCTAAGAAGAACGATTACATCAAG CTGTTTGTGAGGAGAGTTTTCATCACAGACGACTTCAACGACATGATGCCCAAGTACCTGAACTTCGTCAAAGGAGTG GTTGACTCTGATGACCTCCCCCTGAATGTGTCAAGAGAGactctgcagcagcacaaaCTGCTCAAG GTTATCCGCAAGAAGCTGGTGCGTAAGACTTTGGACATGATCAAGAAGATTGCAGAGGAGCAGTACAACGACAAGTTCTGGAAGGAGTTTGGAACCAACATCAAGCTGGGTGTCATTGAGGATCACTCCAACAGGACCCGTCTGGCCAAGCTGCTGCGCTTCCAGACCTCCAACAGTGAAACCGTCCTGGCCAGCCTGGAGCAGTATGTGGAGCGCATGAAGGAGAAGCAGGACAAAATCTACTTCATGGCTGGCACCAGCAGGAAGGAG GCTGAATCTTCTCCCTTCGTGGAGAGGCTGCTGAAGAAGGGCTACGAGGTGATCTACCTGACAGAGCCTGTGGACGAGTACTGCATCCAGGCACTGCCCGAGTTTGACGGCAAACGCTTCCAGAATGTCGCAAAGGAGGGCGTCAAGTTCGACGAGAGCGACAAGAGCAAGGAGAAGAGGGAGGCCCTGGAAAAGGAGTACGAACCTCTCACCACTTGGCTGAAGGATAAGGCCCTGAAGGACAAG ATTGAGAAGGCTGTCCTCTCCCAGAGGCTAACCAACTCCCCCTGCGCTCTGGTTGCCAGTCAGTACGGCTGGTCAGGAAACATGGAGAGGATCATGAAGGCACAGGCGTATCAGACAGGAAAAGACATTTCTACAAA CTATTATGCCAGCCAGAAGAAAACATTAGAAATCAATCCCAAACATCCTCTCATCAAGCAGATGCTAAACAGAGTCAAT ACGGACAGCGAAGACCAGACTGCATCAGATCTGGCTGTGGTTCTGTTTGAGACGGCCACGCTGCGCTCAGGCTACCAACTGGTTGACACAAAGGCTTATGGAGACAGGATAGAGCGCATGCTTCGACTCAGCATGAACGTACCCCTGGACGAACAG GTTGAAGAAGAGCCAGAGGAGGAGCCAGAAGAAGAGGCAGCAGAGGATGACTCTGAAGATAAAGAGGAAATTgtagatgatgaagatgatgaagaaacG ACAACACCAGACAAAGACGAACTGTGA
- the prkar2b gene encoding cAMP-dependent protein kinase type II-beta regulatory subunit, translated as MSIEIPEGLTELLQSFTVEVLRNQPRDLLEFALQYFTQLKERETKEASFGNDQNSAPRPGKAVNFIDEAMQIDSENGEEEEEDDDDEEFIAPVINRFIRRASVCAEAFNPDEDDEEKEPRVTHPKTDEQRQRLQEACWDILLFKNLDPEEMSQVLDAMFEKFCTEGEHIIDQDDDGDNFYVIESGTFNIFVKVEGTEKLVGSYDNRGSFGELALMYNTPRAATIIATSPGALWCLDRLTFRRIIVKNNAKKRRLYEAFIETLPLLTSLELSERMKVVDVISTKVYSDSQQIIAQGDLADCFYIVESGQVRITMKRSRTKKDQEDEEVHIATCTRGQYFGELALVTNKPRAASAYAVGSVKCLAMDVKAFERLLGPCMDIMKRNIANYEEQLVTLFGSSAEIEQQSA; from the exons ATGAGTATAGAAATTCCTGAAGGACTGACGGAGCTGTTACAGAGCTTTACCGTGGAAGTGTTGAGGAATCAGCCCAGGGATTTGCTCGAGTTTGCGTTACAGTACTTCACCCAGCTGAAGGAGCGTGAAACCAAAGAGGCCTCTTTTGGCAATGACCAAAATTCGGCCCCAAGACCTGGAAAAGCGGTCAATTTCATTGACGAAGCCATGCAGATCGATTCTGAAaacggagaggaggaggaggaggacgacgaTGACGAGGAATTCATAG CACCGGTGATAAACAGATTCATCAGAAGAGCATCAG TGTGTGCTGAAGCGTTCAATCCTGATGAAGATGACGAGGAGAAAGAGCCACGG GTCACCCACCCAAAAACCGatgagcagagacagagactaCAGGAAGCATGTTGGGACATTCTTCTGTTCAAGAATTTGGATCCG GAGGAGATGTCTCAGGTGCTTGATGCCATGTTTGAGAAGTTCTGTACTGAAGGGGAGCACATCATTGATCAAGATGACGATGGGGACAACTTTTATGTTATTGAGAG tGGGACGTTTAACATTTTCGTGAAGGTCGAAGGCACAGAGAAGCTGGTAGGCAGCTATGACAACCGAGGCAGCTTTGGAGAACTGGCGCTGATGTACAACACCCCCAGGGCAGCCACAATAATCGCCACCTCGCCTGGAGCCCTTTGGTGCCTA GATCGTCTGACATTCAGGAGGATTATAGTGAAGAACAATGCCAAGAAAAGGAGGCTGTATGAGGCATTCATTGAAACGCTACCACTGCTTACATCATTAGAG CTCTCCGAGAGAATGAAGGTAGTGGACGTAATATCCACCAAGGTGTACAGTGATTCACAGCAGATTATTGCTCAG GGTGATTTAGCAGATTGCTTCTACATTGTCGAGTCTGGCCAAGTTAGAATCACCATGAAGAGAAGCAGG ACGAAAAAAGAccaggaggatgaggaggtgcATATTGCCACATGCACTAGGGGCCAGTATTTCGGGGAGTTGGCGCTTGTCACAAACAAGCCCAGAGCTGCATCAGCCTACGCTGTGGGAAGCGTCAAATGCTTGG CCATGGATGTCAAAGCATTCGAGAGATTGCTGGGCCCGTGCATGGACATCATGAAGAGGAACATTGCCAACTATGAGGAGCAGCTGGTGACCCTGTTTGGCAGTAGCGCTGAGATTGAGCAACAAAGTGCATGA